Sequence from the Cyanobacteriota bacterium genome:
GGGCTGCGCGTGTTGGGTCAAAACCTATTGTCTAAGATGCCGCTTGAGGCCCATATCTTTTTTACCCATTCCCATTGGGATCACATTCAGGGCTTTCCATTTTTTGCTCCGGCGTTTGTCCCTAGTAACCGTTTTAATATCTACGGAGCGATCGCGCCTAATGGTGAGAGCATTGAACATCGCCTTGAGGGGCAAATGCACCACCCTAACTTCCCTGTGCCCTTGAGAATTATGGGTGCTGCTATGACCTTTAACGATATCGAAATTGGCGAGTCTATATATCTTGATGATGACATTGTTGTAGATACAGCATTGCTGAACCATCCTGGAGAAGCTGTTGGCTATCGCGTCAATTGGCAAGGTCATGCGGCTGCCTACGTTACTGACACTGAACATTTAGCAGATGGCAAACTAGACGACAACGTTCTGCGGCTGGCAGACAATGCTGATGTACTGATTTATGACTCAACCTATACT
This genomic interval carries:
- a CDS encoding MBL fold metallo-hydrolase; protein product: MSVEQHQFTINFWGVRGSIPCPGPETVRYGGNTPCVEMLVGGQRLIFDGGTGLRVLGQNLLSKMPLEAHIFFTHSHWDHIQGFPFFAPAFVPSNRFNIYGAIAPNGESIEHRLEGQMHHPNFPVPLRIMGAAMTFNDIEIGESIYLDDDIVVDTALLNHPGEAVGYRVNWQGHAAAYVTDTEHLADGKLDDNVLRLADNADVLIYDSTYTDDEYYSKKASKIGWGHSTWQEGVRVAKAANVQQLIIFHHDPLHNDAFLDDVGEQAALVFPNALVAREGMSLQLVPPSYSKHSEDIDQPISV